GTTTTTCTCTTATCCCACTAAGTAAGATTCTCTAGATGtgaatattattataaaaaaaaaaaaggaggtgcGGGGAATCATAAAGTTGAAGAAAACCCACAGAACATGCCCAACAATACAAAACTTACGATTCATCCCTGCTTGCCCCGCATCAATTGAGCGGTCATGACTGCGAGCTTAAATCGAGAGCAATCATGGCCGCCGCGACCATGGTTGCTACCAGCTTAGAGCTTGAGCTCGCAACTATGGCGGCCGCAGTGGACCCTTTCTCTTCATCTCAATTTGAGAGAACGCctgaagtgccataattttcgtaCGGCACTTATTTGAGtgtcatcacttttttttttccgctcacttgagtgccacatcggaataaaatcaatcacttgagtgcaaTTTCTGGCAAATCGTCCTATGTGAATTTTCATTTACACgtgaatatttttcttattcattttgaatttttttatttttattttccttttttctttgttttttttttctcttggtcGGCGAGGTTCATCGGCGACCCTTGGCCGGTGGGATCGTGACGGCCTTGGGCTAGGGCAATCACGGCCTCGCCTACCGGCGGCAAGGGTAATTATGACCTCACCCTCGTCGACCGCTAGTGAGGATGTGACGGCCGCCTCCTCGCCCATGGCCAATTGGGCCGTGAAGGCCCTTGCCCAAACTTGGCAAGGGCCTACTCGCCCGCACTTGGTGAGGGCCTTCGCACCCTCGCCTGCTGCCCCTTCCGATTGTTGGGAAGGTGACTTGGGCGAGGGAGGGTTTCGTGGCCAGCAAAGGTCGCCGGTGATCTTATCacccaagggaaaaaaatggaaaagataaagatttttttttaaaaaataaaacaataaaaaaatatcaataaaattctagaaaacattaataaaattcaaaaaaaaaaaaatatagtccAACGATGCCACATCAAATTTTCTAGCGTTCACGTCGAATATTCGACGAGGCAAATCGccgatggcacttaaatgatcgataTTTCAAACTTGTGACATTCAAGTGAGCGTAAGAAAAGTTATGACCCTTAAATGAGCGTCCTATAAAAGTCATGGCACTTCAAGATTCATTATCCTTCTCAATTTTGGTCGGGGAACAAAAGCTTTCTAATATGGGCAGAGACTTCGGGATCGACCGTAACATAAATGTTATCCGATGCGGCGCCTATCTAGCGTCACAAAACAATATTTGAGTGAATCACAACCCGACACGGCGTATTCCAGAGTCCGTGTTATTCATTCTGCACTctccgtgaaaaaaaaaaaaaatcaaccagtAAGAGAAAAAGTATTTCGTAATGACTAGCTTTGACATTTCCTAAAAAGCCGAGAGGCAAGTTTTTTCAACCCcacataaaaaatgaagaagaagaagaaatggatatATAGATGACTTtgatttgggaaaagtacactaaaagtacCATAAGTTTTacacggcattcacttgagtgccataactttcaaaatattcacttaagtgccataacttttagaaatcgttcacttaagtgctatgtTGACATGGTAGCCGGAAAaactgacgtggcagccgggaaAGTTACCGTAACGCCGAGAAAGTTATCGTAAACatcggaaaggcgacgtggcacgccgaaaaagttattgtagcacttaagtgaacgattttgctccgacgtagcactcaagtgaacgattttttaaagttatggcactcaagtgaacgccgtacacaagttatgatacttctaatgtacttttcccctttgaTTTCGGACAAAAATTGGAGGACGACGGTGACATCTAATTTCAGTTTTATATGACAGCCCAGCACGATGCGGATCGTCCGTCTTTCCTCCGGTGAGCCACCGGCCCGCGAGTCCTTTCGAAAAGTAGGATACAAGTATCCATGAACTGGAACGAGCCCAGAATACGATCCAATCGATGCCGGAGGAGAAACGAAAAGAAGTTCAAATCTCATGAAGACGATTTACAGTTAAAAAGATCGTGGCAGGTAGGGTAGGCTACTCACACGGTAAAGATCGAAACAGAATACGACTCGAAACAAGAATAATAGACAACGAAAGAGGGATCAAATTTACTTATGCTATCGCATGTAACACACGACAATCCGAAAGACAAGCACTTCAGTCTACAAAACATGCTGCTCAATCTGGATTCATACGtgctctgagagagagagagagagagagatcacagaGGGCAACCTGCTTTGACACAAAGCGGGTGCACGACCAGATCAAGACATACATTCAGAATCTCCGTAGGTGGAAGTCTCAAACCGACGGGAAGAACTTGTTGAGATTGAAGGGCAGCGAGTAGAACTCTTCGCTTCTCGTGTCGGTCTTGAATGAGCGGAACCGATCCCACCAGTGCATGCCCCTGTCTCTCCGCATGGTACTGTCCCTGCGGTGAAGCGTGTTGTCTAGGAAGTAAGCCGACAATCCGGCAACGAACGCCTTGGACGAGAAAGGCACGTTGATCATATCATTGAACTGCCAAGTTCAAGACCCTCATTAGCACCAGAACCCGGGCAGCAACTTAGCACCCATTAGTAAATGAACAATTAAACAAGGGTTAGCCAGTATACCCATCTAGCTCCTGTATGGACCGGACCATAGCCATTCGCCGCCGTGTACGCGTTGAAGTACTGAGGTATGGACAAGCCCATAAAGACGGAGAACCCGAGCACGAACTTTGTCCTGAAGCTGTTCAGATTACAGAACTGAAGCAAGCTAAGACCGGCGGAACCTGCTCTTGCATCATAGAGACAGAAAAGTTAACCACGCTCCAAAAGCACGACAAAACCAACTTCCTATAGCTCACAGAACATACCGACATAGGCAAAGAAAAGACAGTACAAAGCCGCAATAATTGGCGCTGGAATCGAAGCAAAGACGGCTCCAAATTTTCCTGGACGAATGTAAGCTTGTCACCAATAAGCAGGAGGGGACACTCCATATTGTATGAATTGGGAATTGTTACATTAGTGTTTAccgagaatagaaaaaaatatcatgAAACCCGCTGATATTTGCACGACCCTTCGGGTGCCGACGCGCGTCAGGGCTAACAAGCCGGCATTCTCACTACAGACATCAATTGGGGTGGTAGAAGTCAGAGAAAATGAGGCAGCCAACAGGTGATAATGTACTCTGCAACTGCTAATGATGCAAGTGTCGCGACGAAAAGGAATCTTACACAGTTACAGATGGTCCAATTCCAGTCCCAAAAATCCCAGAGAACAAAATGCCTACCCCCTTCAATCAGGAGAACAGAACTGTAAGCGAATTTTACAATCGCAACCATCGATCATAGAATTGAGGCGTGAAAATACTTTATCCACCCGAGTCAATGAATATGGTTTGTCTGAAAATGTATATTCAGGGACACCGGCAATGAGGAAGGAGGTTTCGAATTGCTGTCCTACTGAAAAATCTTACTGGAGAAAATATGAAGTTTTCTATGAGATGCAAATGGAAGAATGTAGGAATTGTACCTGCCAACCAACACCTCGGCTAAGAACTGAAGGTGGCAATGGAGTAGCACTTGCATACCTTGACGCAGCAATAAATGTACCAGTTGACTGTTGGACAACAATAGAAAAATCAGTCGAAGACTGATAAATAAATGCCTAATGATGCGAACTAGTAGAAGGATCACAAGAAGATGGCTAGACCGTAGCGAACCTCACGTTATATTGCTTATTCTGTGTGAGCAAAGAAGGGATAAGCAATTGACAACAATTGAATACTTGATGCATTTCTATGTTATATTTGGCGGCTGATTAAAGTTGAGATGCAGTACGAACCTCCACAAGAGCAACAAAAGAAGCAGCCATCATTGCAAAGGATTCTCCTGCATCGAATGTGGGAGCTCCCCATTGGAAAGGATATGGAACTCGTATCCTGCATGACCAGCGCCAAGCAACAAACTAATCAAAAAGCCAATAGACTTTCTAGATGCATTGCTTCTGCAGAATCAGCTCCAAGTGGACGATGTCTCACTGCGTTATGAATCTTATGATCCCATGTGAGTTGCAAATTGCCATAACCCcgataaaaaattatctattgAACTGGAATGGAGTGGTGGACTTACCATGGTGCAGCACCGATTATTCCTGCACGGTCAGTACGGCAACTTTGTTGAGTTTTGATTGGCGTGTGCTTATATGCTCCACCCACGGTGAGAAGATGAGCATATATCCACACAATTATCACCGAAAAAATAACAGCAAAGCGATCAAATACGTGCCTCTCTCCACGTGTTAGATGAGGTATATACTGCAAACATCACACATACAATTACAATCATCCAAACAATCACCAGAGGAGCATTAAGCAGTAACAGAAAAGCACTCTAGGAAATAGCACATCAGTGTTGACAACAATTAACCTGGGAAAAGATCACTAGAAGGATAATCTGAGGCAGCCCAATCTCCACGCATTTTGCAAGCTAAACAGGTAAAGACACAGTTAATGGCATGAGGAAATTGAAGAGCGATTCCGACATTTGACTGAGTGAATCACCAAAATGAATCACCTACCACAGGGAAACCCAACTCGTACAGCCCAAATCCAGAAAGAGCGACTAAAGGGACAGCAGATAGTGGACTCAAGAATCTGAAAGCAACACACAAGAACAAAAGAGCAATCATTTTACAGTGAGAATTGCTCACACAAGAGGAATGGAATGAATAGTATCATGTGGTTGCTGTTAATTAAGTAATGCTGGCAAGAATCAGAAGTAATTGTTGCAAGCAGCCAGTTCGTTTAAGCCTGAGAAGCACAAACCTGTAACTGATAAGGACAACATTTAATTTCGGAAGCTTGTTATATTTTTGAACACTTGACGAAGTTCTGTGCTTGTAAGTCACATGCAAATGCAACCAGTCTTCCGAACCTTTCTCCGGAATATATGGTCTAAACAGCAATGTGATATGTGCGACCGGAGACTTTTTCTATGTAcaatccaaaaaagaaagttaCTGCTGACCTTGCAACATTTCTCCAGAGTCCACTAAAGCCAATGACAATTTGGAGAGTTGAGGCAACAATGAGGGCACCCTGGATACCTCGCATTATTTGCTCGAATCTCTGCATTTTTCAAAAGCCAGTGCTTCAGTCAACACTCAAGTTACTGATAATagggaataaaaaagaagttgACAGGGCCTTATGAACAACCTCTCGAGGATCCAATATGTCACTGTATCGGCCAGCCAATATAATTGAGATGGTCGTAGGCACGAACGTATATGACGCCCCTATAACAGCAGGCAAACGGGTCCCGAACAGAGTCTGGAATAAGGTGTTCAAACCAGCTACAAACAGGATTGTCTGAATCATCTTGGCCTTTTCTTCCTGGGGAAAGAATAACATTGTCTTTCGGGTCAGCATGCTCGCATTCCTTCATAAAGAGCAGGATGAAACAGAGGATTTTCATGACTAGTTGCAAGTAAAAGCCTACATTGCCTCCTCCCATTTGAGGAACTAAAGAAGTTGGAATGAGGACTGTTGTGCCAAGCATCACCAAGTAATGCTGGAATCCAAGAAGTATAGCTTCAGCTGCAGTAAAAAAGCAATTCATACAATAAATCACAAGAATGCTGAAACccacttaaaatatttttacaaaGTTTGAACCTCGTTCAGCTCCGATCAATTACAACCATTCAAGCTCTGAACTTCACattaaaaggaaataaaaatcaatGCAACAGCAGACTTGCTTTCATATGGGAAACAACAAAACAGAAGGCAAATTGAGATGAATGCTAAACTCACGCCAAGGAGGAGGGCTAGTGATGCAATAAGAGATGTTGGGAAGCTGATCCCTCACTGGATGGGGCTGCAGCTCCTCCTGTTTCGGTGGTGGCGCCGCTACACCTCCTGGCATTGTCAAAGtctcggtttttctttttccctccttgTTCTCTAACCCAGAAAAATGGGTTGACGGATCCTCGAACTCTTAGGTGCCCGAATCTCCAAACTAAATGCTCCAATCCCGAAATCTACCAAGacccaaagaaaacaaaaagaaatgtggTAAAACCCAGATGACTCAATccccaagaaaatgaaattcacCAAccttcacacacacacacacacacacacagccTGGTGAGTAAACCTCAAGCAAGAATGTCGCTTTACTCAGACGAAGTGAAACCACCAGCCAAAAAAGAACTACAAGATGAGGACCGCTCTAGAAAGAGAGGGAACATCATACTCTGCACTTCTCTTCTTGGCTGTATACAGTAACACTCACATAAAACAATGGAAATTtaagacaaaacaaaaggaaagaaagattgAGGACCAAGGAAAACACTACAGAGAGTGTGAAGATGGCGAGGAGGGCAACAGCAAAAGGAGCGAAAAGGAACTTCCCTCTGTCCCTCACAGGGCCAAAAGCTAAAGGGAAGAAAGACGAGGGAATCTCTTAATTCACATCTTCCAATCTTTCTAATGGCGTATTAAATACGAGGGAGGGGCtcgctttttctctttcttcaatcagagagagagagagagagagagataaagttGGGCATAAAAGCATCTCCACTGTGTCTGGTTTCTCTTAGCTTTGATGCATTACCAGCTTCTTGAGCCAGCTTCATGGAAACAGAGTCAGAAACACTTTAATTTTACCGAAACCATGTATGGCTTCCATTTCAAATACTTAGCCGCACAGGAAATGCCTTTtgcatgctctctctctctctctcttgcccctctatctctctctatcttacATCCTCGTCACTCACTGCAACTGACTTTAAGCAAGTCGGTggttaaaccctttttttttccttggagtTGGAAAAAgatgtttcttcttttgatttaaaaaaaaaaagagagagagagaaaactgattcccactttctctctctttttcttattgCCAGAGCCAATCTTTACTGTCAAAAAACCGTTTTTTACGAAGAAATCCAGCTCGACTCAGAGCGTCAAATCCAGGGATTGAGTGACACTTGGTGATGAACTACGCCTATGAGCAGACACGTTCCtaggtaagagagagagagagagagagagaggtgactGTTTTTCCGCTTGTTCcaaggaaggaagagaagagacGGAGGGTAGAGGGAAGCACGCTGAGCTGAGACTGATCAAGATCGGGTCCGTCAGGAATCACCAGAGAACTCCGCTGGAGCCAAACCGACTGCTCTGCTCTCACCTGATCAAAAATGCCACTTTGAGCATGCTATAATTCCCCTGCCAAAAGACACTTCACTCTTAATTCGTACAGGGCAGAGAACTATTTGGATGCCCATCTTTCCCATCCACCAAGGACGAAGGAGGGATTCTTTCCAAAAGATTTCATGATCATACTATTGTTACGTTCTGGATTACGTTGTCATTGCTCGGGTCTTGATGCTCTTAGGATTTTGTAGGAACATGTCTTAAAATAGAGGGGCACCCTGGATTTTTCAGAGAGACCATATCTAGACTCTCGTCAAAGAGATAGCACAGAGATAGACGAAGTACCTGATCAATGTAAACGAAGTGTATGACCAACGTCCCTGAAAACGTTTGTCCTGGCTTCCTCATTGGCCCCGGGGACTCCACTTGGAGTCGTATGCATGCAATCCTAGACTTAAAATAAGACTAACTATTTAGCAAGTTTGGACAAGCATGGTAacatttctgctttagaaatcaacttctgatcataaGTTAA
The genomic region above belongs to Rhodamnia argentea isolate NSW1041297 chromosome 6, ASM2092103v1, whole genome shotgun sequence and contains:
- the LOC115756447 gene encoding nucleobase-ascorbate transporter 7, coding for MPGGVAAPPPKQEELQPHPVRDQLPNISYCITSPPPWPEAILLGFQHYLVMLGTTVLIPTSLVPQMGGGNEEKAKMIQTILFVAGLNTLFQTLFGTRLPAVIGASYTFVPTTISIILAGRYSDILDPRERFEQIMRGIQGALIVASTLQIVIGFSGLWRNVARFLSPLSAVPLVALSGFGLYELGFPVLAKCVEIGLPQIILLVIFSQYIPHLTRGERHVFDRFAVIFSVIIVWIYAHLLTVGGAYKHTPIKTQQSCRTDRAGIIGAAPWIRVPYPFQWGAPTFDAGESFAMMAASFVALVESTGTFIAASRYASATPLPPSVLSRGVGWQGVGILFSGIFGTGIGPSVTVENAGLLALTRVGTRRVVQISAGFMIFFSILGKFGAVFASIPAPIIAALYCLFFAYVGSAGLSLLQFCNLNSFRTKFVLGFSVFMGLSIPQYFNAYTAANGYGPVHTGARWFNDMINVPFSSKAFVAGLSAYFLDNTLHRRDSTMRRDRGMHWWDRFRSFKTDTRSEEFYSLPFNLNKFFPSV